In Verrucomicrobiota bacterium, the genomic stretch CGTTTTGCTGCATTCTCGGAGCGGTGGCCTTCACGTTCATTCCCGACGCCCCCAAGCAGGTGGCCGGCCCCCCGGCGTCGCTCAAGCATGAGGATGGCAAAGGGCCGAGGAAATAAGTCAACGCGCCAATTTCACTATGGAGACTCCGGCTTCAAATCACACTTACCGCCAAGCCGGTGGGATAGAAAACATCATTAGCCGCGAAAAGGCTCAAAAATCGCAAACAAAGAATGCGGGTTGCAGGTTAAGTTACGGACTTATCAGTAGGCGAAGCAGGGGCACCCTTTGTTTGTTTTCTGGCCGCTTCTTTTTCGTTTGATTCCAACGGAACCTGTCCGGAACCGGCTTTGCGCAACAAGGTTTCCGTGGCAATGGCCAGGGCGCGAAATTCGCCATGGGACAACGTAATCAGACTACCGTTCAGGTGGACCATTTCCAACCCGACATCCATCACCAACCGGTTTACCCGCAATTCTGGTGGCAGGACGGGCGTGGTCTCGGCAATCAATTGGCGCGCGCGTTGCGCCACCTGCCGCGGACTAAATGGTTTGGTGATATATTCAGACGCGCCCAACCCCGTTCCCAGCGTGTGCGCCTCGTTTGAATGGCAGCCCGTGAGCATGAGAATGGGGATATGCGCAGTCGTGTGATGACGCCGCAGGAACTCGCAGACGGCAATGCCATCCAGTTTTGGCATTACCAAATCCAGCAGGATCAGGTCGGGCTCGTGGGTCAATGCCGCCTGGATGGCGGCTTCGCCATCATAAGCCTTCACCACCTCCCAGCCTTCGTTATTGCACACAAAGGCCAGCAGTTCCACCATATCCGATTCATCATCCGCCACTAATACGCGTCGTTTCATTTAGGATGAGCAAAATAGCCAGCAAAAATGTCAGCTCTATGACGATTCGGTAACATTAACGCAAACTGTGTGCAGCCATGCTGACGCTAACCTAAAATTCCCTGCTTTATCCCCTGGCCGGGATGGCGGACATCCCGCCCCTCGTAGAGGTACACCACGTCTTCGGCGATGTTTTTGGCATGATCCGCGATGCGTTCCAGCGTCTTGGAGACGGTCATGAGGTGCAAACAAAGACTGATCATGGCGGGGCGTTCCACCATGAACCCGGCCAGTTCGCGATGCAACTGCCGGTTGAGTTCATCCACTTCTTTGTCGCGCGGAATGATGGCCATCGCCTGCGCCGAACCATGGTTGATGAAGGCCTCCAAAGCGTCACGCAACATGCCGAGTCCAATGTCGCTCATGCGGGGAATATCCACGTACGCTTTCAATGGGGCCGACTGATTCAATTCCACCGCGCGCCGGGCGATGGTAACCGCGCCGTCGCCCACCCGTTCCAGTTCATGGGAAATTTTCATCGTCATGGCGACGAACCGCAGATCGGAGGCCAGAGGCGCCTTGGCCAGCAGGCGAATCGCGTGGTCATCCATTTCGATCTCGAATTGGTCCAGCACATCGTCGTCCCGCTGCACCTGGCCCGCGAGGTCGCTGTCGCGTTCGGTGAGAGAACGCACGGCACGGGTGACTGCCTGCTCGGCGTGGCCGGCCATGGTGAGCAACTTTTGGCGGAGTTCCGTCAGTTCTTGTTCGTAATGTGTAATCATGGGTTGGGGGATAAAATCCAGATCGCAGACGCGCGCCTCAGCCGAATCGTCCGGTGACATAATCTTCGGTCTGTTTTTTCGCCGGGTTGGTGAAGATTTTCTGGGTGACATCGTATTCCACCAGCACCCCCAAGTAGAAAAACGCGGTGTAATCGGAGATACGGGCTGCCTGCTGCATGTTGTGAGTGACAATGACGATGGTGAACTGCTGTTTGAGGTCGAGGATCAGGTCTTCAATCTTGGCCGTGGCGATGGGGTCCAAGGCGGACGCCGGCTCGTCCATCAGGATAATCTCGGGTTTGATGGCAATGGCGCGCGCGATGCAGAGGCGCTGTTGCTGGCCACCGGAGAGGCCCATGGCGCTCGTGTGCAGCCGGTCCTTGACTTCATCCCACAGCGCCGCCGCGCACAGGCTTTCCTCCACGATGGCGTCAATTGTGGCCCTATCACGCGTGCCGTGCAGGCGGAGGGCGTAGGCAATGTTCTCGTAGATGGATTTTGGGAAAGGGTTCGAGCGCTGAAACACCATTCCCACCCGTTTGCGCAATTCGATCACATCCACATCGGGGCCATAAATGTCATGTCCGCCGATCTTGATCTGGCCGGTGATGCGCACGCCGTCAATCAGGTCGTTCATGCGGTTTAAGCAACGAATAAAGGTGGATTTACCGCAGCCGGACGGGCCAATGAGCGCGGTGACCAGCCGCTCTGGAACCGGCATCGAAACATCCTGCAACGCCAGCGTGGCGCCGTAATGGAGCGACAGGCCGGAAACCTCAATCAACGGTGGATGATTTGGTTCGGGCGTGGCCACCGGGAGCCGGGATTCGATGGTGAGATTGGATAGCGAGTTGTCAGCCATATTGTTATTGGACGAGTCGCATTTGGCGGCGCACCTTCGCGCGCACCAGGATGGCGACGACGTTCAAGGTGAATGTGAGCAGCAGCAGCACCAGCACGGTGGCGTACAGGATGGGACGGGTCTTTTCGATGTTGGGCGATTGGGTGGATAGAATGAACACATGATAGCCCAAATCCATGAATTGATCCGACAGAGATTTGGGCAGGCTGGCCATGTAGTAGGCCGCGCCGGTGAAGAGGATGGGCGCGACTTCCCCCGCTGCGCGGCTGATCGCCAAAATACCGCCGGTCAAAATGCCCGGCAAGGCTTGGGGCAGGACGATTTTGATGATGGTTTCCAATTTGGTGGCCCCGAGCGCGAGGCTGGCTTCGCGCAGGCCGGGTGGAATGGCTTTGAGTGACTCCTCCGTGGCCACAATCACCACCGGCAGAGTCATGACCGCCAGGGTCATCGAGGCCCACAGCAGGGCCGGTTTCCCCCAATGCGGTTCCGGGGTGCCATTCGCAAAGATTTTATCCAGGCCGCCGCCGATGAAGCTGATGAAAAAACCCAGGCCGAACAGGCCGAAAACGATCGAAGGCACGCCCGCCAGATTGTTGATCGCGGCACGGATGATCCGGGTATACATGGACATGGCCGACGCGTATTCGGTCAAATACACCGCCGTGATGACGCCAATGGGCATCACGAAGATCGTCATCAATATGACGCGGGCGGACGTGCCAACAATCATGGGCAGCACCCCCGCTTTGTTCACATCGAACATATCCTTTTCCGTGCCGGCGGTGACGAAGCGCCAGGATAAACCCTCCCAGCCATGGTAGAGGATATTACCGAGAATCACCACCAGGATGGCCAGGATGAGGCCCGTGGCCAAGCCGGTCACCCCGGTGAACAGGATGGAGGCGAAATCAAACCGGGCGGCGGTGAATGGGCGTCCATTGGCGGGGTGTGAATTCATGCCTTGCCCTCCAGTCTTCGCTTTAGGCGGTGAATGATGACATCCGCCACGAGGTTCGAGACAAAGGTGATGATAAACAGCAGCGACCCGATGAGGAACAGCATCCGGTAGTGATGCTGGCCGAAGACGGTTTCGGCAAGTTCGGCGGCAATCGTCGCGGTCATCGTGCGGGTGGAATCCAGCAGGCTCCAGGAAACAATGCTGGCATTGCCGCTGGCCATGAGGACAACCATGGTTTCCCCAATGGCCCGGCCAAAGCCCAGCACCACAGCGGCAAATACGCCGGGTATTGCGGCAGGCAGCACAATCTGCGAGGCCGCCTGCCATTTGCTGGATCCCAGCGCCAGTGCCGCCTGAGTGTAGCTGCGCGGCACGCTGGTCAGCGCATCCTCGGCGATGGAAAAGACCACGGGAATAATCGCGAGCCCAAGCGCGATGCCGGCGACCACCGCATTCAGGCGTGATTGGCTGCCGAGAATGGCTTGCATGAACGAGGCCAGGACAATCAGCGCAAAGAAACCCAGCACGACCGAGGGAATGCCCGCCAGTAGTTCGATGGCCGGCTTCAGCCATTCCTTCACCCGGGGCGGGGCTAATTGGGAAACATAAATTGCCGCGCCCAGCGCCAATGGAACAGAAAAAAGCAGGGCAACCAGTGTGGCCTTCAAACTGCCAATGAACAGTGGGATAAGGTTGTATTTACGGATGCCGGATACCGGTTGCCAGATGTACACCGGTTGTTCATAACCAGTCCATTGGTACGGCAATAACAGGTAACGCCAGGAGACGGTATTGACTGCCGCATCTTTGTCCTTGGGCGCCTCCTTGCGATCCTCGACCCGGATGGACATCAGGTCCTTCAGCGTTTCCTTGTCCATCCTGACGTACTGGGCCGCAGTGAGTCCAAGGTACGCTTGCACCTCCGCAGGCGACATTTTTTCCAAATCGCTCACTGGTCGCGCGACTTGGATGGCCGCGCTGTTCATTCTGCCCAATGCCACCGGCAAGGCTTCACGGGCGACGAACAGGAAAATCAGGAAAATCATCACGATGGCGGAAAGCGACACCAGAAAGATGAAACGCTCGGCCAGCCATTCCCCCGGACGGGCACGGTAACTCCGGTGCAGCCCCATCCAGCCGACGGAACGATTACTGGTTGCGTATTTGAGTGGCATGCGGGCGGATTTAAAAGGTGGGGCGTGCAGTCTGTAATTGGTCGCTGTAAACTTTTGCCCGCATGGTTGTCAATTCGAGGTGGTGCCGATGGTTAGCCAGACTATTATTTTTCGCGTAGATTGGCTGGCAACGGAAAATAGCCGATATCTTTGACCAGTTTCTGCCCCTCATCGCTGCGAATCCAGTTCAAATAGGCGGCGACATCGCCTTTGTCGAGCGCGGGGTTCACATAGATATACAGGTAACGCCAAATCGGATATACTTGCTTCATGACGTTCTCTTCTGTGGGCTCGATGCCTGGGCTTTTCGCGTCGTTCTTGATTTTGAAGGTTCTGGCGTCCAGACCGTAGGCTGCGCCGCCGTACCCAATGCCATTCCGATCTTTGGCTACCGCCTGCACCACGGCGGAGGTCCCCGGCATGGTCTGCGCCGTGGCGGCAAAATCCTGGCCATCCAGCACATGCTCTTTGAAGAACTCGTAGGTGCCGGAACTGTTCTCCCGGCTATACACGGTGATCGGGGCATCGTTACCGCCGACCTCTTTCCAGTTCCTGATTTTGCCTGTGAAGATTTTTTTCAACTGCTCGATCGTGAGTTCCTTGAGGGGATTCTCCGGGTTCGCGTACACCGAGAGCCCATCCAGGGCGACCTTGTATTCAATGGGACGCTTACCGAAGGCTTTCAGACACTCCTCGATTTCCTTGGACTTGATTGCCCGCGACGCGTGGGCCAGATCGGTCGTCTGATTTTGCAGCGCGGCCAACCCCGCCCCAGACCCGCCCCCAGTTACCTGGATTTTTACGCCCGGTTTTTTCGCCATGTACGCCTCCGCCCATTTTTGGGCGAGAATGACCAGCGTATCCGAACCGATGGCGGTTATCGTGCCAGCCTGAAGCGGCACCGTCAGCGCGATTGCGACTGTCAGTGCCACAATGGCTTTGGTAAATAATTTCATGGTTCTCTCCCAGTATGCACCAGGTGAGGCGGACGGTCAGAAACTCCAGACCAGATCGCATTGCAGCCGATACTGTTTTTCGCGGCCCGCAATCTGGCTGCCCGAGTTGATACCCAACGCCGGAGTACCGGCGTTCGGTGCGTCGGCCAGCGCGGTGGATTTTATATTCTGCGTCACGAAGTAGGCGACATTAAACATGAGCGGATTGGCGACCTTGTACGAGGCCTTGATGGTGTGGCCGCGCACATTGCTGCCGCCTTTGCCGCGCACGCCGAAATCCGATTCATTCCATCCGCTCCAAACCGAATTCAGCTCAATGTTCTCAAAATTATAGGAAACTTGCCAGTTACCCTTCTTCTTCGCCGAACCCATGGTGACGCCTACATTATAGGCGTCGCCGTCTTCTGGCGCAGACAGGTTCTTGACGTACTCGACCATGGGAGTGATCGGGAACGGACCGTCAAACAAAACAAAACTGTCCAACATGTAGGTGGCTTCCAGCCGGCCGACCACCTGGTTGAAATAGGGATAATAAAACTGGCGGTTGGCCGGGGTATAGGTGTTAAGCGACTGGTTGCCGTTGTTGTTGTTGGCGGCAACCCCGTTTTCCTGCTGGTGCGACCAGTTGATGAAACTACCCGCCAGCCGGGTCTGGAGCTTGGGATCCCATTTGGCGGTCCAATCCAACTGGTTCACATACGTATAAACGTCATTATTATGCGGCGAGCCGACCGCGGTGTAACCGGTGGGATTGTAGTTTTCCGAGATCACATATTGGCCGCTAGCCCACGACACCCTGTGCTTCTTACCCAGATCGAAGGTCAGCTTTTCCTGCGCGCCTTCCGGGGTATAATCATGGTCAAAAATCATGGTGGTCATCCAGAACTGGTTGTTCATTTTGCCAACTTCCGCAGTCGCCCAATCCCAGGGAGTCCAGCGCGCATACGCCAAGTCCACGTTCACGGCCTTCTTGGAACCGTTATTCCCCAAGGTGGTGTTGGTGGAAAGCGGGTCCGCATCCCCCCCGGCGCCATTGCCCGAGGCCAGGCGCATACCCACTTCAAACTGGTCGCTCATGATGGCCGTGAACCCCAAGCGCAGGCGATAACGCAGGCGATGTTCATCCTTGACGTACGGACCGGTGGCATTGGCCGTGGTCACCGGCACGGTGGGTCCTGTGAGCGGCAAATCCCGATTGGATTTATCCTGCCAGATGCCTTCATAACGCCCGCGAAAGTCACCGTTGATTTTCATCGAAGAAACCCATTCCGGCATCCCGCTTTTCACTTGGTACGACTTGGTGAAATTCTTATCCGTCTCATCTTTCAGTTGGTTGGCCTCGCGCACGGTGAGGTATCCTTTGTCCACCAACTTGTCAATCAACGCATCCGTGGATTGCGCGTGCGTTGCCGGCGTGAGCGCGCCAGCAGAGACGGCGGTGGCCGCCACGGTCATCCAAGTCAATTTGCTATTGGTCCAATGTTGTTTCATAAACTGTTCTATGTCTTGTTTCGTGCCAGGGAGAAAATGCGGGGCGAATGTTACAAACCAAGGTCTGATTTGTTACTTTCTTGTGACAGGTTTCACCAAAAAGCTAAACCCTGAGCGTAAAACAGCCCTCCAGTGGATTGAAAAATCACCGGCGTTTCGCCAGTTTTCCGGTGGAATGGCCGACCGCAGGCTGAACGACAGAAAGCCAGCTACGCGACCGCAAACGTTCGCGGTTGCTCGACAAGCTGTAGCAGTGCCGCAAAGACAGTTCCGACTTGCAGATGTGCCAGCCCGGCTGGTTCTCGCAGTATCCGCACCTGCTTGCTGCGTGGACGCCAGACCGTTTCATTGGTATGCCCCCAGAGCACCAGCCCAGACAACCCCACTGCCGCCGCGAGATGCGAAATGCCGGAATCATGACCCACAAACGCCGTGCAGCCGCTTAAACGCTCCGCCAATTGAGGCAGGGGCAAATGGCGCGCCACACAGAGGCGATCCGGCGGCCACGATACCGCCAGTCGCTCCAACCGCTGCCCTTCCGCTTCACCCCCAACCAGCAGAATTTTCCACGCAGTTTCCTCCAATACCCGATGTAACAGGGTGGCCCATTGGGTTTCCGGCCAATTCTTGGTTTCGCTGCCGCTCCCCGGATGACAGGCCAACCAACGCCCTCGATATGGCGCCGCCCATTCCGGGTTGATGCGTAAATGCGGTTCGGCGTCGGCATTGAACACAGCCAGTTGTTCCAACGGCTTTAACAACACTTCCGTGGCATGCTGATGGCCGGTGTCGTCCGGCCGATGAGGTCCCTGAATATAACGCGTCTGCCCGCAACGCTCCACGTTCTCCCGAAACACCCCGGCCGGATCATACAAATAGGAGAGGATTAAATCGAAGCCTGCGAAATAACAGACCAAGTCCAGATCCAATTGGGCGTCCCGGGTAAAAAATCGTGCCAGCCCCCGTGAGTCAATGGAACGCACCGCCTGGGCCAAGCCGCCAGCCTGGGCTAGCATCGCAATATGCGGATAGCCAAGCACTTCAATATGCGCATCCGGATATTTTCTGCGCAAGGCCGACAGCACCGGCAGCGTGAGGATGAAATCCCCGATCGCCCCACCCCGAATCACGAGAATTTTACCTTTGGGCTTCATGCACGCTTCATTGCCGCCATCCCGAGACCTCCATTTTCGTCGCGGTCGAACGGGCATTTCAAACTGACAACGCGCGGTACGGGGGTACCCAGTACCAGAACCAGCCTGACAGGTCCGCAGGCACGGAAGGTCGCTCTGTTTACTTGGAGTCCGTGCTCTTGAGCATGGCAATGAACTGCTTCATCGCCGGCGAAAGCACCTTGTGCTTCTTATAGATGGCGGAGAGGGGCCGGAAGAATTCGCCATCCTCAAAGCGGGCCTCGGCGAGCGTCTGCTTGCTGACTTCCTGGACAATGGTGGCATGGGGAACAATTGCAATACCCGCGTCAATCTCCACCGCGCGCTTGACGGTCTCGATGTTGTCAAACTCCATGACGACATTCACATCCACGTCGTGCTCGCGCATGATCCGATCCACCGCGCGGCGCGTCGGGATGTCCGGTTCAAAGGCAATGAATTTCTGTCCGGATAAATCCTTTAGGCGCAAAGATTTATGGCGGGCCAGCGGATGATGCGGATGGCAGATCAGCACCAGGTTATCCCGGCGCAACGGCACGATCTCCAATTTGCTGTCCTTGGTGGCATAGGCCACCAAACCCAGATCCACGACGTTGCTGATAACGTCCTCATACACCTGGTTGGAACGCCGGTATTCCACATGGACGTTCACCGTGGGATACGCCTTCAGGAACTTCTTCAGGTACGGCGGCAGATCGTGCAGGCCAATACTGTAAATGGTGGCCACCCGGATGGTGCCGGAAATAATGTCCTTGATCTCCTGGAGCTTGCTGAAGAGGGCGTCATAAGTCTGGATGATCTGCTTGGCATATTCATAGAGCACCTCGCCCTCGCGCGTAAGGCGGAAGCGCTTCTTGCTGCGTTCGATCAGGAGCGAGTTAAACAACCGCTCCAGCGTGCTAATCTGCTGGCTGACCGCAGATTGCGTAATTTCACTCACCTGGGCGGCTTTGGTAAAGCTTTCGGTTTCGGCCAGGTCACAAAAAATTTTCAAGCTTTCGATTTGCATGAGGAGAGTAAATGCACAATCCAAGATAAAGTCAACTAATGTTCTAAAAAAATTAACGGAATCTTATCATCGCATTGTCCGTTCACTTTTTTTGATATTTTTCACCGGCACAAGCGGCACCCGCAAATTCTGCTGGACCGGGAACATGCGATCTGATATCAAGCATAGCAAGTTACGGATGAATATTTCGGCACAACTATGAAAAAAATTCTCTTCACCGCCCAGATCGGCATGGCCTGTCTCAGTCTAATCTCCGCGCACGCCCAGTTTGGTGCGGGTGGCGGCAATCCGGGTATGGGCGCGCCGCAAGGCCCCAAGTTTGACGGTACCATGGCCCAATTCTTCGGTGAGCACACCGCCTTTTCGGCCAGCCTGCAAATGGAAATCAAGGCGGCCGATAAAGCGGAGCCGCTCCGCATGCCCGGCAAACTCGATTTTGACCAGGGCAAGACCCGCTGGGAAATGGACATGGCTGAAATGAAAACCGCGCAGGTGACGCCGGAGACCGCCGCCATGCTGAAGAACATGGGCTTGAGCAGAATATCGCTGATCACACTTCCGGGCAAAAAGACCACGCTCATGGTTTATCCCGACAAAAAGGCGTACGTCGAGATGCCCATGGAATCCGGCAAATCCCAGGCCGCCGCCAAACCCGAGGATTACAAGACCGAAACCACCGAACTGGGCAAGGACACCGTGGACGGGCATCCGTGCGTCAAAAATAAAATGGTGGTTACCGACAAGGAGGGAAAAAAACAGGAGGCCACGGTTTGGAACGCCACCGATTTAAAAAAATTCCCGGTCAAAATTCAGTATGCCGAGGAGCAGGGAAATGCCATCACCATGTCCTTTAAAAACGTGAATGCCGCCAAGCCCGCCGCCAACCGCTTCGACGCGCCCATCGGCTTTACCAAATACAACAGCATCATGGAACTGATGATGAGCAGCATGGGCGGCATGCTGCCCGGTCAATAATTTTTTGTCGGTATCAACTCGGGATTCTAACTCGATACTAAAACAAGGCGTCGGTTTGATGCTGCCCATGGGTTTTGATCCAACAGCTACTTGTAGTATAGCTCCTTGTGCCACTTTTTCCTTCATTTTTTTATTGTCGGCAGGTCTGGACCTTCTAACATCCCTGCGCAAAGCTGAAGGTTGAATAAATAAGCATGTCAACGGTATCATCAAATTCAGGCAAGTTGAAAATGGTCGTTTGCGGACGGTGCAACGGTCGCGTGTTTGTGCGCGGCGATCTGGCACCACTGCACTCCATTCCCTGCACCAAGTGCGGCCATCCGATCATTGTCCCGGTGATGCTGCGGCAGTTTGAATTGCGCAGCATCATCGGCACCGGCGGCATGGGCACGGTGTATCGGGCGTTTGACACCACGCTCGAGCGTGAAGTGGCGGTGAAGATGATGAAGAAGGATTTGGTGCAGGACGAGCAATCCACCCGCGCGTTCTTTCGCGAAGCCCGCGCGCTTGCCGCCCTTAACCATACCAATATCATCCATGTGTACACCTTCGAGAAGTACGACAACCAGTTGTACTTGGTGATGGAGTTGGCGGATCGCCCCAGCATGGATTACCGCATCGAACACGAGTCGCACCTGCCGGAATTGCATGTGCTGGACATCGGTGTCAAGATCGCTTCCGCGCTGGACTTGGCACTCAAACATGGCTTTCTGCACCGGGATATCAAGCCCGGCAACATCCTGTTCAATGTGGATGGCGAGCCCAAACTGGTGGACTTTGGTTTGGCGGGCTCCGCCGCCGACGGGCTCGGCGACGAACATTCCATCATGGGTACGCCGTATTATGTCGCGCCCGAGAAAATCAAGCGCGAGGCCGAAACCTTCCTCTCCGACATGTATAGCCTGGCCGCCACCATGTACCAAGGGTTGACCGGACACGTGCCGTTCGAGGCACCCACGGTGGATGAGGTGGTGCTGGCGCATGTCAATACGCCACTGGTACCCCCCAACCAGGTGTTGTTTGAAGTCACCAAAGCCACGTCCGATGGCATTGTTCGTGCCATGTCCAAAGACCCGGCGGAACGCTTCCAGAGCTATGATGAGTTTATCATGGAATTCACCGCCGCCCGCAGCAAGCTCCTGATCCAACGGTATCGCGGATCGGACGAGGCCCCGCCCGAACAATAATAAAGGGGCATGTTTATCTTTGGCCTGACGATTTTTTCCGGCGCATTTCTGCTGTTTTTAGTGCAGCCGCTCATGGCCAAATTCATTTTGCCATGGTTTGGCGGCAGTCCGGCGGTCTGGACCACCTGCCTGCTATTCTTCCAAGTGTTGCTGCTGGGTGGGTACGCGTATGCTCACTGGATCATCAGCCGGTTGTCGCCGCACCGTCAGGTCGTGGTCCACTTAACCTTGCTGGGCGTAGCGCTGTTGTTGTTACCAATCGCTCCCGCTGATGCTTGGAAACCCCTGGATGGCTCTTCGCCTGCCTGGCGGATTCTTTTATTGCTTACCGCCTGTCTCGGGTTGCCATACTTGGTGCTTTCCGCCACCGGCCCGCTGATGCAGGCCTGGTTTTCTCGGGCGCATCCCGGCGTTTCACCCTATCGGCTGTACGCGCTTTCCAACGTAGGTTCGTTGCTGGCCCTGATTGGTTATCCGTTGCTCTTGGAGCCCAATTTACCA encodes the following:
- a CDS encoding serine/threonine-protein kinase, coding for MSTVSSNSGKLKMVVCGRCNGRVFVRGDLAPLHSIPCTKCGHPIIVPVMLRQFELRSIIGTGGMGTVYRAFDTTLEREVAVKMMKKDLVQDEQSTRAFFREARALAALNHTNIIHVYTFEKYDNQLYLVMELADRPSMDYRIEHESHLPELHVLDIGVKIASALDLALKHGFLHRDIKPGNILFNVDGEPKLVDFGLAGSAADGLGDEHSIMGTPYYVAPEKIKREAETFLSDMYSLAATMYQGLTGHVPFEAPTVDEVVLAHVNTPLVPPNQVLFEVTKATSDGIVRAMSKDPAERFQSYDEFIMEFTAARSKLLIQRYRGSDEAPPEQ